From a region of the Flavobacterium sediminilitoris genome:
- a CDS encoding 2-oxoglutarate dehydrogenase E1 component: MDRFSFLNAAHTAFFADLYDQYLQNPDTVEPSWRSFFQGFDFAVTNYGSQDIVSQITSGDFSCDHVSEKLHKEFNVLKLIEGYRTRGHLFTKTNPVRERRTYSPTLALENFGLSQADLTTVFDAAKMLNMPSSTLADIIKHLESVYCQSIGVEFMYIRDPKVQDWIKNRLDVNNNQPNFSPEKKKKILGKLNEAVSFETFLHAKYVGQKRFSLEGCESAIPALDALIEAAADKGVEQFVMGMAHRGRLNVLANIFGKNTQNIFSEFDGKDYDDDMNFDGDVKYHLGLTSDRTTSSGKKINLNLAPNPSHLETVGAVIEGITRAKQDRFYKEDVSKVLPIAVHGDAAIAGQGIVYEIIQMAKLDGYKTGGTIHLVINNQVGFTTNYLDARSSTYCTDIAKVTLSPVLHVNADDAEAVVHAMLFALDYRMEFGTDVFIDLLGYRKYGHNEGDEPKFTQPILYKAISKHKNPRDIYAEKLRQEGIIDANYVKELEAKYKADLDESLEESRKKDLTVITPFMQNEWTGFEQVSDGEMLKKYDTSFDKNSLTEIATTICELPSDKKFINKITKIIKDRNDMYFEKDTLDWAMGELLAYGSLIKEGFDVRISGQDVERGTFSHRHAVVKVEDSEEEVILLNNIKDKKGEFYVYNSHLSEYGVVGFEYGYALASPKTLTIWEAQFGDFSNGAQIMIDQYISAGEDKWNNQNGLVMLLPHGYENQGAEHSSARMERYLQMCAKHNMYIADCTTPANFFHLLRRQMKTNFRKPLIVFTPKSLLRHPLAVSTSNEMANGQFQEILDDPNVTDKKAIKTLVLCTGKVYYDIIEKREELERNDVAVVRLEQLFPLAIDQIKEIIASYPNVDDYVWAQEEPKNMGAYSYMLMNFDLVKLRLASPKAYSAPAAGSYERSKKRQKNAIAMVFDKTLFQ, encoded by the coding sequence ATGGATAGGTTTTCCTTTTTAAACGCAGCACATACTGCATTTTTCGCAGATTTATACGATCAATATTTACAAAACCCAGACACTGTAGAGCCAAGCTGGAGGAGTTTTTTCCAAGGCTTTGATTTTGCTGTAACAAACTATGGTTCACAAGATATTGTTAGTCAAATTACTTCAGGGGATTTTTCATGTGACCATGTTTCTGAAAAATTACATAAGGAGTTTAACGTTCTAAAACTTATAGAAGGATATAGAACACGTGGACATTTATTTACAAAGACTAATCCAGTTAGAGAGCGTAGAACATATTCTCCAACATTAGCATTAGAAAACTTCGGTTTATCGCAAGCTGACTTAACTACTGTTTTTGATGCAGCTAAAATGTTGAATATGCCTTCAAGCACATTAGCCGACATTATCAAACATCTTGAAAGTGTTTACTGCCAGTCTATTGGAGTAGAATTTATGTACATTAGAGATCCTAAAGTACAAGATTGGATAAAAAACAGGTTAGACGTAAATAATAATCAACCTAATTTTTCTCCAGAAAAAAAGAAAAAAATCCTTGGAAAACTGAATGAAGCCGTTTCTTTTGAAACATTTCTTCATGCAAAATACGTAGGACAAAAACGTTTTTCATTAGAAGGATGTGAATCTGCTATTCCAGCTCTTGACGCTTTAATTGAAGCAGCAGCAGACAAAGGAGTAGAGCAATTTGTAATGGGAATGGCTCACAGAGGTCGTTTAAATGTATTGGCAAATATTTTTGGCAAAAACACTCAAAACATCTTTTCAGAATTCGACGGAAAAGACTATGATGACGATATGAATTTTGATGGAGACGTAAAATACCATTTAGGATTAACGTCAGACAGGACAACTAGTTCAGGAAAAAAAATAAACTTAAACTTAGCACCTAATCCATCACATTTAGAGACTGTTGGAGCAGTAATAGAAGGAATTACAAGAGCAAAACAAGATCGTTTTTACAAAGAAGATGTTTCTAAAGTTTTGCCTATTGCAGTACATGGTGATGCTGCAATTGCTGGACAAGGAATTGTTTACGAAATTATTCAAATGGCAAAACTTGATGGATACAAAACAGGTGGAACAATTCACTTAGTAATCAACAATCAAGTTGGTTTTACAACAAATTATTTAGATGCACGTTCGTCTACATATTGTACAGATATTGCAAAAGTTACACTATCACCAGTTCTTCATGTTAATGCAGATGATGCTGAAGCAGTAGTTCACGCTATGTTATTTGCTTTAGATTACAGAATGGAATTTGGCACAGATGTATTTATCGACTTGTTAGGATATAGAAAATATGGTCATAATGAAGGTGATGAACCAAAATTCACTCAACCAATCTTATATAAAGCAATTTCGAAACATAAAAATCCACGTGATATTTACGCGGAGAAATTAAGACAGGAAGGAATTATTGATGCTAACTATGTTAAAGAATTAGAAGCAAAATATAAAGCCGATTTAGATGAGAGTTTAGAAGAGTCTCGTAAAAAAGACCTTACGGTAATTACTCCATTTATGCAAAACGAATGGACTGGTTTTGAACAAGTTTCTGATGGGGAAATGCTTAAAAAGTATGATACCTCCTTCGATAAGAATTCATTAACTGAAATCGCAACAACAATTTGTGAATTACCCTCAGATAAAAAATTCATCAATAAAATCACAAAGATTATCAAGGATCGAAATGATATGTATTTCGAAAAAGATACTCTAGATTGGGCAATGGGTGAATTATTAGCATATGGATCACTTATAAAAGAAGGATTTGATGTTCGTATTTCAGGTCAAGATGTAGAACGTGGAACATTCTCACACCGTCATGCTGTTGTTAAAGTTGAAGATTCAGAAGAAGAAGTAATCCTACTTAATAATATTAAAGACAAAAAAGGAGAATTCTATGTTTACAACTCTCACCTTTCAGAATATGGAGTTGTTGGTTTTGAATATGGTTATGCATTAGCCTCTCCAAAAACATTAACAATTTGGGAAGCACAATTTGGAGATTTTTCAAATGGTGCTCAAATTATGATTGACCAATATATTTCTGCTGGTGAAGACAAATGGAACAATCAAAATGGACTAGTAATGTTATTGCCTCATGGTTATGAAAATCAAGGAGCAGAGCATTCATCAGCTCGTATGGAACGCTATTTACAAATGTGTGCTAAGCACAATATGTATATTGCAGATTGTACAACTCCAGCTAATTTCTTCCACTTGTTGAGAAGACAAATGAAAACTAATTTCCGTAAACCATTAATTGTATTTACACCAAAAAGCTTATTACGTCATCCATTAGCAGTTTCAACATCTAATGAAATGGCAAATGGACAATTCCAAGAAATTTTGGACGATCCAAATGTAACTGACAAAAAAGCAATTAAAACATTGGTATTGTGTACAGGAAAAGTATATTACGATATTATTGAAAAACGCGAAGAGTTAGAAAGAAATGATGTAGCTGTTGTTCGTTTAGAACAGTTATTCCCATTAGCAATAGACCAAATAAAAGAGATAATTGCAAGTTATCCAAATGTTGATGACTATGTTTGGGCACAAGAAGAACCAAAAAACATGGGAGCTTATAGTTATATGTTGATGAATTTCGATTTAGTTAAACTTCGTTTAGCATCACCAAAAGCATATAGTGCACCAGCAGCAGGAAGTTATGAACGTTCTAAAAAACGTCAGAAGAATGCTATTGCAATGGTTTTTGATAAAACATTATTTCAATAA
- a CDS encoding polyprenyl synthetase family protein: protein MHSIIQYQETIKTHFEELKLTKEPKNLYEPIQYIISLGGKKMRPVLTLMASEIFNGSLENAIHAAAAIEVFHNFSLIHDDIMDDAPLRRGHQTVHEKWNINTGILSGDAMLILAYQYFENYEPIIFQKLAKLFSKTALEVCEGQQYDVDFETRDDVTISEYLKMIEYKTAVLVGAAMKMGAIVAETTEENANLIYDFGLNLGIAFQLQDDYLDAFGDPETFGKQVGGDIIENKKTYLYLKALAQSDNEEKEQLLHLFSIQPNDNTDKIESVKTIFNNSGASKETQIAIKEYTLKAFETLNKMHISNEKKEILRTFGEKLMNRNV from the coding sequence ATGCATTCAATAATCCAATATCAAGAAACAATAAAAACTCATTTTGAAGAGTTAAAACTAACAAAGGAGCCTAAGAATTTATACGAACCTATCCAATATATTATTTCATTAGGAGGTAAAAAAATGCGTCCTGTTTTAACCTTAATGGCTAGTGAAATTTTTAATGGTTCATTAGAAAATGCAATTCATGCAGCAGCAGCAATTGAAGTATTTCACAACTTTTCATTGATTCACGATGACATTATGGATGATGCTCCTCTAAGAAGAGGTCACCAAACCGTTCATGAAAAATGGAATATAAATACTGGAATCTTATCTGGTGATGCAATGCTAATTTTAGCATATCAATATTTTGAAAATTACGAACCTATAATCTTTCAAAAACTGGCAAAACTTTTCAGTAAAACCGCTTTAGAAGTTTGTGAAGGACAACAATACGATGTTGATTTTGAAACACGTGATGATGTGACGATTTCAGAGTATTTAAAAATGATTGAATACAAAACAGCCGTTTTAGTTGGCGCAGCAATGAAAATGGGAGCTATTGTAGCAGAAACTACAGAAGAAAACGCAAATTTAATATATGATTTTGGATTAAATTTAGGAATTGCTTTTCAACTACAAGATGATTATTTAGATGCATTCGGAGATCCTGAAACTTTTGGAAAACAAGTTGGAGGAGATATTATTGAAAACAAAAAGACATATTTATATTTAAAAGCACTTGCGCAGAGTGATAATGAAGAGAAAGAACAGTTACTACATTTATTTTCTATTCAACCAAACGATAATACAGACAAAATAGAATCTGTTAAAACGATTTTCAATAATTCTGGAGCATCAAAAGAAACACAAATAGCAATAAAAGAATACACATTAAAAGCGTTTGAAACACTTAACAAAATGCATATTTCTAATGAAAAGAAAGAAATATTAAGAACCTTTGGAGAAAAGTTAATGAATAGAAATGTATAA
- a CDS encoding Crp/Fnr family transcriptional regulator translates to MNSEKILNKMGEIYSPLSIQCQEDFIANSKIGTFKKGDIVVREGQFSKNAYLIVKGCARAYYLKEGKDISDWFTFENEFMASIVSFFSKEPSPHYVEFVEDSIVFEFSRDTVDNLSNKHHDFERFISKVVTETMLGLCERLYTIQFNKADERYRHLVNIHPDITNRIPLTHIASYLGITLETLSRIRNLKNRI, encoded by the coding sequence ATGAATAGTGAGAAAATATTAAATAAAATGGGAGAAATTTATTCTCCATTATCGATTCAATGTCAAGAAGATTTTATAGCGAATTCAAAAATTGGAACATTTAAAAAAGGTGATATTGTAGTTCGTGAAGGACAATTTTCTAAAAATGCATATTTAATAGTTAAAGGGTGTGCAAGAGCATATTATTTGAAAGAAGGTAAAGATATTTCAGACTGGTTTACTTTTGAAAATGAGTTTATGGCATCAATTGTTAGTTTTTTTAGTAAAGAACCTAGTCCTCATTATGTTGAATTTGTTGAAGATTCAATAGTTTTTGAATTTTCGAGAGATACTGTTGATAATCTGTCCAATAAACACCATGATTTTGAACGTTTTATTAGTAAAGTAGTGACCGAAACCATGTTAGGGCTATGTGAAAGATTATATACTATTCAATTTAATAAAGCAGATGAAAGATATAGACATCTAGTAAATATTCATCCTGATATAACAAACAGAATCCCTTTAACGCATATTGCTTCTTATTTAGGAATTACGCTTGAGACTTTGAGTAGAATAAGAAATCTTAAAAACCGAATTTGA
- a CDS encoding NAD(P)H-dependent oxidoreductase: protein MRKILIINGHPDKESFNFALSKSYKLGAEKVGAEIKEINIRELNFNPNLQFGYRKRTELEPDLLDAQDKIKWANHLVWIYPVWWSSVPAIMKGFLDRILLPGFAFNKRKDSLWSDKCLTGKTARLICTLDQPAWYYKWMYRNPSHNAMKKGTMNYIGVKKVRITTIGPIRLSKEEFRIKWLKKVERLGEMNK, encoded by the coding sequence ATGAGAAAAATACTAATTATTAACGGACATCCTGATAAGGAAAGTTTCAATTTTGCACTTTCAAAATCGTATAAGTTAGGTGCTGAAAAAGTAGGTGCTGAAATAAAGGAAATTAATATTAGAGAATTGAATTTTAATCCAAATCTTCAATTTGGATATCGGAAAAGAACTGAGTTGGAACCAGATTTATTAGATGCGCAGGATAAAATAAAATGGGCTAATCATTTGGTTTGGATATATCCTGTTTGGTGGAGTTCTGTACCTGCAATAATGAAAGGCTTTTTAGATAGGATTTTACTTCCAGGATTTGCTTTTAATAAAAGAAAAGACTCATTGTGGTCAGATAAATGTTTGACAGGTAAAACAGCAAGACTAATTTGTACGTTGGATCAGCCTGCTTGGTATTACAAATGGATGTATAGAAATCCTAGTCATAATGCGATGAAAAAAGGAACAATGAATTATATTGGAGTGAAAAAGGTAAGAATTACAACTATTGGACCTATAAGGCTTTCTAAAGAAGAGTTTAGAATAAAATGGCTAAAAAAAGTGGAGAGATTAGGTGAAATGAATAAATAA
- the frr gene encoding ribosome recycling factor: MTEEINFIIDSARESMEGSIAHLEKEFLNIRAGKASPQMLGGVFVEYYGSQTPLSQVANINAPDARTLTVTPWEKPMLQPIEKAIMIANLGLNPMNNGDNIIINIPALTEERRRDLVKQAKVEAEDAKIGVRNARKDANTDIKKEEKNGTSEDICKKAEEDVQKLTDTYIKKIEEHLVIKEAEIMKV; this comes from the coding sequence ATGACTGAAGAAATTAATTTTATAATTGACAGTGCAAGAGAATCAATGGAAGGTTCTATAGCGCATTTAGAAAAAGAATTTTTAAACATTAGAGCAGGTAAAGCTTCTCCACAAATGCTAGGCGGTGTCTTTGTTGAATACTATGGTTCTCAAACACCTCTATCTCAAGTAGCTAATATAAATGCCCCAGATGCAAGAACATTAACGGTTACTCCATGGGAAAAACCAATGTTACAACCTATAGAAAAAGCAATTATGATTGCAAACTTAGGGTTAAACCCAATGAATAACGGAGACAACATTATTATAAACATCCCTGCTTTAACTGAGGAAAGAAGACGTGATCTTGTAAAACAAGCAAAGGTTGAAGCTGAAGATGCAAAAATAGGTGTTCGTAATGCTCGTAAAGATGCTAACACTGATATTAAAAAAGAAGAAAAAAACGGAACATCTGAAGATATTTGCAAAAAAGCAGAAGAAGACGTTCAAAAGCTAACTGATACTTATATTAAAAAAATTGAAGAACACTTAGTTATTAAAGAAGCTGAAATAATGAAAGTATAG